Within Mongoliitalea daihaiensis, the genomic segment TTGATATCTCTGTCAAAAAAGAGGCGGCTGTAGCCCACGCCTTCACTTTCTCCAAAGAAATCTCCCGAATCATGTCCAAATACCAGGTGTCCATTGTTAGTGGTAGAAACTGAGTCTAACCTGACAACTTTAGCAGACAGAGACACTTCCTGGTAATTGACTCCTATCTGATTGGTATTTGGGTCAAGATCAAGCCCTATACTCGAAGGGTCTGAACAAGATGCCGCTATAATGGAAAGTAGAAAGAGACCTGTAATTGCCTTAATTGGCCAAATCTGTGTAGATATTGTAGTAACTTTCAAAAAGTTCTTCTTCTTCGCTGTTAATTTCACACTGTTTGTCTTTTGAGTGCTCTTCAATTAGTTGGTTTAAATTTTCGGAGATATCCTCGCCTTTGATGACTACGTCTGCGTATGCCATGCCTATTTTGATGAAACCTTCGAAATCTTTTGACTTTAATGGCGCTAAGATATTGTCATCAATATCCACCATTTTTACTTTGTCAAATAGATCATCGCCAAATTTATGGGTAAATCCGTTATTATAAATAGCGAATACCGATTTTGTTTCTTTAAATAAAGGTTCGTTTTTGTAGGTGGTCTTTAAGTACATTGGTATCAAGCTTGTCATCCAGTCGTTGCAATGTACAATATCTGGAGCCCAGCCTAATTTTTTCACTGTCTCTATCACCCCCTTGCAAAAGAAGATAGCTCGCTCATCATTATCTTCATAGAATTTTTCCTGCTTATCATGGAAAACGCTTTTTCTTTGAAAATAGTCTTCATTGTCAATGAAATAAACTTGAAGCTTTGCATTTGGTATGGATGCAACCTTGATGATCAAAGGCTTTTCTTCTTCTCCTACTGCAATGTTAATTCCAGAAAGTCGTACAACCTCATGTAATCTGTTTTTTCTTTCGTTAATTAATCCAAATCTTGGAACAAGAATACGGATTTCCATTCCTTTTTCCTGCATTGCTTGGGGTAAAGCTCTTACGAAATTGGCAACTTCTGATGTTTGTAGGAATGGGTTGATTTCACTTGCTACGTAGAGAATACGAAGTTTAGACATACCTTGTTTTTTTGTGTAGGGAAATAATAATTCACAAAGATACAAAAAAAAACTAGCAAAACCATTGTTATTCTGAGGAATAAACTAGTTTTGCCTCTATTTTACATTTGAAAAACACAATCAGTGAAAGTTGCACCTACCATCGAGGAATTAAGAACAAATCTTAAATCTCACCATGCTGATAATCAACTTATAGGATTTGTGCCGACCATGGGAGCTTTACACGAAGGGCACTTGGCTTTGGTTGATAAAGCTAAAGAATCCTCTGATACAACGGTGGTTTCAATCTTTATAAATCCGCTTCAATTTAACAATGCACAGGATTTTTCCACGTATCCTCAGACATTGGAAAGTGATCTTGAGTTATTGGAGAAGAGAGGGGTAGATGTGGTTTTTTTGCCATCTAAAGAGGAACTCTATCCCATGCAACCATCCTTGAGTATCAATTTTGGACCGTTGGAACGTACCCTTGAAGGTGAGTTTAGGCCGGGCCATTTCAGTGGTGTAGGTATTATTGTTTCTAAGTTGTTAAATATTGTTAAGCCACATGTTGCGTACTTTGGACAGAAGGATTTGCAGCAAGTAGCTGTGATTCAAACACTGGTAAGAGATTTGTCTATAGATGTTAAAATCCAAGTAGTTCCTACCGTGAGGGAATCAGATGGGTTGGCTATGTCTTCCCGTAATCTCCGATTAACTACGCAAGAGCGAAAGGCGGCAAGGTTACTTTACCAAGTATTAAATTTTTGTAAGATTGAACTATTGGCGGGGAGAGATTGGTTAACCACCCGACAAGAAGCATTGCAAATGATTCGTCATGAATCATTGGCATCTATGGAATACTTGGAATTGGTGTCTACTTATTCACTTCAAAAGCAAGAAAAATTTGAACCCGAGCAGGCCTTATCACTGGTCATTGCTTGTTTTATTGGGGAAGTGCGATTGATAGATAACCTTCCAGTAAATTTGTAATATTGCGGCAAAATTAAAGTTATGCAAATCCAGATTTTAAAATCCAAAATTCACCGAGTTAAAATTACCCAAGCAGAGTTGCATTATGTAGGAAGCATTACCGTCGATGAGGACTTGATGGATGCTGCCAATATGATCGAACATGAGAAAGTTCAGATTGTCAATATCAACAATGGTGAGCGATTGGAGACCTATCTCATCAAAGGAGAGCGAGGTTCTGGTATGATTTGTTTGAATGGCCCTGCTGCGCGTAAAGCTCAGGTTGGTGATGTGGTGATCATCATTTCTTACTGTTCCATGGATTTTGAACATGCAAAAACATACCAGCCGAAAGTCATCTTTCCTGATGACCATAATAAATTGATTTAAGTTGAAGTTAACAGGTAAGCAGGTTTTACAGGTAGTCCTTTCCCTTGCTTTAGCAGGATGGATATTTTGGTTTTTGTACAAAGATATTTCTTGGACTAGCTTGACTGCTATGTTTTTGGAGTCATCTTTTTTTTGGCTCACGATTTCTTTGATTATTTCAGTCGTAGGGTTTTGGTTGCGTGCCTGGAGATGGGCATTATTAATTGATGCTGATGCTCAGATACAGACCAAAACTGTTCGAGCTTTTGTAGCCTTGATGGTGGGTTACTTGGCCAATTTGGTAGTTCCACGTGCAGGAGAGATCGCCCGCTGTGGTGTGTTGGTCAAAACAGAAGGGAAGCAATTGGGAGGGTTGATTGGCACAGTAGTTTTGGAGCGTACGATTGATTTATTGTTTATGCTTGGGACAATTTTGCTGGCTTTTATAGTCGAGCGCCAACTTTTTTTAAGCCTGTTTGGTGAATTGGTGTCCTTAGACGCTTTAGTAGAAAAAATTTCGGGAGCACTTCCGCTGGTGATTGGAGGCTTTAGCATTGCGCTGTTGTTTCTTTTTCTTGCTTTAAAAAAATACCAAGACCACTCGGTGTTTAAAAAAATCCGACATTTCTTACGGGATATGGTGAGAGGAATCATTAGTCTGCGAAAAGTAAAGAATCAATGGGGCTTCTGGGGTAGTTCGACGCTCATCTGGGTGAGTTATTATTTTACGATGCTTACCGTAGCTTGGGCAATACCCGCTACTGCCAGTCTGTCATTGAGCTCAGTATTATTAGTCATGGTTATGGGCAGTATTGGCATGATAGCTCCTGTTCAGGGAGGTATTGGCACCTTTCATGCGCTTGTGGCCTACATTTTGATTGCATTTGGATTGGAAGAAGCTGATGGTAAAATATTTGCGGCCATTATCCATGGCGTGCAAATGCTTTTGGTAATTTTCTTAGGATTATTCAGTTTAGGATATTTCTTAAAAATTACTGCTCAGAAAGCATCCAAAACTTCTTAACTTCGTTAAAAAATTAGCTATCAAATTTAAAACTATGATTATTTTAATTTTCATCGTCTTTGCTGCACTAGGATTCATAGTCAGCAACAGGTTGAAGAGTAAATTCAAGAAGTACTCTCAGATATCTCTGAAAGCGAATCTTTCAGGCAAAGAGATTGCTGAATTGATGTTGGCTGACAGTGGCATCTACAATGTTCAGGTATTAAGTGTAGAAGGTCAGTTGACAGACCATTACAATCCTATGAACAAAACGGTCAACTTGAGTCCGGATGTGTATTATGGAAGAAGTGCAGCTGCCGCAGCGGTAGCAGCCCACGAATGCGGTCACGCTATTCAGCATGCGCGTTCATATCCATGGCTAAACTTCCGATCAGCCATGGTGCCTATGCAGAATGCAAGTGCTAAAATCCTAAATATTGTACTTATCGCATCTTTATTTGGTGGTTTTGCTTTAGGGTTACCTTATGAATTTGTTGGCTACATTGTGGTAGGATCCTATGGAATAATGACACTCTTTACCCTTGTAACACTGCCAGTAGAATTTGACGCAAGTGCACGTGCCTTAGCTTGGGTTAAGGAACGAAATGTAGTCACGCCAGATGAATATGCCATGTCAAAAGACGCTTTGAAGTGGGCAGCAATGACCTATGTGGTTGCAGCTATGGCCGCTTTGGTTACTTTAGCTTATTATATCATGGTTTTCTTTGGCAACAGAGACTAACAAGAAACTGAAAAAGCACATTTGAGTTTACAAATAAGGGTCAATTAATTGTCCCTTATTTTTTTTGGTGCTAAATTCGAGTCCTAATAAGTTAAACCCAAATACTCAATCGTTTATATGCATTTTGAATACACAGAGGAGCACCTAGCGGTGCGGGACGCGGCGAGAGATTTTGCCCAAACAGAGTTGTTGCCAGAGGTAATTGAAAGAGATACCGAAGCTAGATTTCCCTATGAGCAGATCAAAAAAATGGGAGAACTGGGCTTCATGGGTATGATGGTGGATCCGAAGTACAATGGGGGTGGTATGGATACCATTTCTTATGTATTGGCAATGGAAGAAATTTCCAAAATTGATGCCTCTGCTTCTGTATCTATGTCTGTCAATAACTCTTTGGTTTGTTGGGGGCTTGAAAAATATGGAACTGAAGCACAGAAAGAAAAATACTTGAAGCCACTGGCAGCTGGAGAAATCATCGGAGCTTTTTGCTTATCCGAGCCAGAAGCTGGTTCAGATGCAACTTCCCAAAAAACGAATGCGGAGCTCAATGGTGATCATTACATTCTGAATGGCACCAAAAATTGGATTACCAATGGGAATACAGCGTCTGTTTATTTGGTAATTGCCCAGACGGATATAGAAAAAGGTCATAAAGGTATTTCCGCATTTATAGTAGAAAAGGGATGGGATGGCTTTTTGGTAGGAAAAAAGGAAGATAAATTAGGGATCAGAGGATCTGATACGCATTCTTTGATGTTTACAGATGTCAAAGTACCAGTAGAGAATAGAATTGGAGAAGAAGGCTTTGGCTTTACTTTTGCGATGGAAACTCTCAATGGAGGTAGAATTGGAATTGCTGCACAAGCCTTAGGCATCGCCTCAGGCGCTTACGAGCTTGCCTTGGCTTATTCTAAAGAGCGTAAAGCATTCGGAAAGACCATCAGCCAACACCAAGCTATTCAGTTTAAATTGGCAGATATGGCTACTCAGATTGAGGCTGCAAGATTGTTGGTTTTAAAATCGGCTTGGTTGAAAGATAATGGACAGGACTATGCACATGCCAGTGCCATGGCTAAGCTTTATGCTTCCGAAGTTGCTATGAATGTTACCGTAGAAGCAGTTCAGGTTCATGGTGGATATGGCTATGTGAAAGAATACCATGTAGAGCGTTTGATGCGAGATGCTAAAATCACCCAGATTTACGAGGGTACTAGTGAAATTCAAAAAATAGTTATATCTAGAGGCATTTTGAGATAACTGCTCGAAAATAGGATAGAAAGGCATAAAATTTAATTTTTATGCCTTTTTTTGTGCTTTTTTGAATTATTATTTACTTTTTCGATTTAAATTTAGAAAAATATTTTAGTTTTACACTGCAAACCGCTACACTACACATCATGGAATATTACAATAAAGTCATTGAATCAGTAGGAGTTCGTTTTTTGAAGGGTACGAATTATAAGATTGAGAAATCTGTTGCCGTATCAGATTATATTGAAACCGAAAACTCCATTATACTTCTGCATCAAGGTTCTCTCAAGTTTTCAGACGAGCAAGAGCTTGTCAACGAAGGGGAAATATTGTTTATACCTGCAGGAAGAGCGACACCGATAACCTTTGGTTCGGGCAACAAAAAGTCTGAAATGGACAATGAAGGCTTTCTGGATCAAAAAAGAAAGTTTTTGCAAACCATCAGTTTTAAAGAAATAAAATCATTAGAGGAAGATTGCATCTCAATTGTCAACTTTGAAGCTAAGGTTTTTGATGTCGTTAATTTCTTTAATTCCTTAGGAATCCCTCCATTTGTGATTCGATTCAATGATAGACTGGCGACCATTGTAGAGGACATAGTAAAAGAGTCTGAGCAAAGTACACCGGGAAAAGAGCGAGTTCTTAAAATTCATTCTGAATTGTTGGTGATAGAAATTGTCAGACATATCCTCAAAAACAGATTGTTTATGGAGGAGCTTTCTACCAACAGTACTTATTTCAAAGATCCACGCTTGATCGATTTGTTTAATTACATCAAGAAAAATATTGGTGGTGATTTGTCCAATAAAGTATTGGCCAAAGTTGCGAATGTATCCGAAGATTATGTGGGGCAATATTTCAAAATGCTTACCGGTATCAATCCTCAAGATTATATTGAGTATCAGCGTATGGAAGCCGCCGTTGAATTACTTCGTACATCTAAGAAAAGTATTCGTGACATTGGAAAAGAGGTAGGATATAAAGACACCGCGTATTTCTGTAGAAGGTTTAAGATGATGTATGGCTTACCTGCCGGAAAAATGAGAAGGAGAGAATCCCTTATCAATGTGCAAAGTTAATTGCTTCTTCACCTAGTAGATATAAAAAAAGCCCAGCTAAATGCTAGGCTTTTTTTTATGATAGCTAATGATCATCTGTTTTGCAATGCATTGCAGCGATCATAGCTTGGATCTATATCAATAAAGACTTCCTCTTTGGCTGATAGAAACCATCTGCTCAGAATGTCTTCTTCCTTCTTTCTTCGGGTAGCAGCTTTCAATTTTTCGTAATCATCCTTCAAGTTTGCTCTGTGTGCGGGGTATCGTTGCTTGTAGAAAAGAATCCGAACCTGTGGCCCTTCACGCTCATCCTCAAATCGAATTGGTTTGGTGATGGCTCCCACCTTCATGGTATCTAAAGTAAAATAAAGAATAGGATCTTCCAGTGTACGAAGAGTAAGTCTGTTGGATTGAGTTGCAGGGTCTGTAAAGAATCCGCCATTGTCAGAGGTACCACGGTCATTGGAATGATCTTTTGCAGCTTTAGCAAACTCTACTTTTCCTTCCATGATTTCAGTTCTCAAGCTATCGAGAAAACGTTCTGCTTTGAGCATATCCTCTTCACTAGGTTGTGGTTTGATCAAAATATGGCGAGAATTATAGGTGTTCCCTCTTCTTTCCAACAGCTGAATCATATGTATCCCAAAAATCGTTTCTACTGGGTCGCTGATTTCTCCAGGTCTAAGGCCAAGAGCTGTGGCTTCAAATTCAGGTGCCAATTCTCCTCTTCTGAAGAAGCCTAGTTCCCCGCCTTGAATTGCCGACATGGGGTCTTCAGAGTATTCTCTAGCTAAGGTTTGAAAATCGGATAATCCATCGCCAATCATTCGTTTAAAATTGAGCATTTTTTTACGCACATCTTCTTTTGCTTTGTCATTCACAATTGGTTTGCGTACAATTTGCCCAACAGTTACTTCTGCCGAGAAAAAAGGAAGTGAATCTCTCGGAATATCGTTGAAAAATTTCCGTACTTCAGCTGGAGACACGGTCAGTTCGGAAGTGATTTTTTGCTGCATCTTTCCGATGACTTTTTGTTCGCGCAGAGCAGATTCGATCTCACTTTTCATTTGATCTGCCGTCTTTCCATAGGCCTCGATCAGGATGTTTTCATCTCCTCCAAACTGCTGCATCATCATCGAGAATCGTTGATCTGCTTCAAACATTACCTCAGCATCGGAAACTATCACAGAATCAAGTTCGGCTTTGGCCACCATCAATTTGTTTATCAACAATGATTCAAATACCTCACAGCGAGTGGGGGCTTCAAATCCCTGTTGGCTTTGAGCAGCGATTGCCTCAATATATGCTTGCTGCACCTCGGATTCAAGCAAAATATAATTGTTTACTTTGGCTACAATTTTATCAATGATTTGACCCGTAGGTGCTGTGTTCTGGGAAGGCTTCGTTGCCTCTTGACTGTTTGCAAAGCCAATTATCCCAATGAAAAATAGCCCACTAAAGGTTAGTCCTAATCTATTCATAAATACTGAATTCTTTGTTTTCTAATGCGCGCGTAAATATATCTTTATGCAATTGTTCTCGTAAATTGTTGACTCGCTTGTTCAGAAGTATTGTCATAATTTCTTCTTTCACAAATTCCATCGGTGGAACTTCATTTTGCAATTTGTATTCCAAAATGTCAAAATAATAGAAATAATTTGTGTCCTCTGCTTTTATAAACGAGCTACTTTTTAATAATTGAGTTTTTGTTAGTTCCTTCTCCAGAGGAGTGTTGGCAGTCAATTCTTCAAATCGTACCCAAGTCCCATTTTCCAAGTAATAGTTACTTGCAAACTTTAAGCTAAGTTCTTGAAGACGATCATATTCTTTTTGCCTGATTGCCCGCTCAAATGTTGCCCGTTGAGGATGAGTCTTTTCTAATTTGATAAAGTTTCCTCGAACAATTGTTTCTTTTAATGTAAAGTTACCCTTATTAAGATCGTAATAGTCAATTATTTCCTGTTCTGTAATTTCTTGGTCAATCTGACGGTTGATATAATTTTTTTCAAACTCATGTATCATCAAGGATTCTCGGTATTCCTTGATTCTTTGATTGAATTCAGGTGTATTGAAATTAATTTCCTTAGATGCCTCTGTGATCATCAGCTGCTGCCGAACCCATGACTGAACGTATCTTGAAACGATGGCAGCACTATCCTCTGCTGACATTCGCGTGTTGATGAGGAAACTTACTTCAGAGTTCATCAACGAGTTGTTGCCAACCGTTGCTAGCACTCGATCCTCTGTTTCCACCATGCCAGATTTGACTCGAAATAAGTCGCAGGCAGAAACAAATGAAAGTACCAAAACTAAAGACACACTAATCTTGAACGATTTTTTCGTAAATCTTATTTTTTTCATTCTCGTCAATGCTGAAATTAAATTTTTCCTTCAAATTGGCTATCAGCATGTTGTCTAAATATTCCTGATAATCTTGGATGACTTTCCCCCTAGTTTCAGTCAGTAGTTTGGGCGATGCAGGTATTTTTGACCCTACAATTACAAATTGAGTTTGACCGTTTTGAGTGATTTCATGAAATGCTTTTTCAAGCGCTAAATTTTTGAGTAAAGGATGATTCCTCCATTCGTAAACACCTTCCTCCATCGTAAACAACAGCGGATCATTTAACAAGAATGTATTTTCCAAACGATCAGATAAGTCGCTTTTATATACTTTATCACTTAAGAATCTTCTGACTGAAGCAGTAGACTCTTTCTTCGCCATGGTTACAATGACGGCGTTTATACGTTCTTCCCATACATAACGCTGCTGATTTTCCTGGAAGAAATTTTGAAGCCCTACACTGTCTTCCAATGCTTTTTGCCAAACTTGGTCATTCATCAGTGAAAAGAGCAAAATCCCATCTCGGTATTCCCTTAGGAGCATTCTGTATTCCTCGTTATTTTGCTCCAAGTCTTCCTCTTCTGTTTTGTCAAGCGTGTAGGTAATGAAGCTATTCAGTTGACTTTCAAAGGTTGATTGCGGCCTGCCAGTAATGACCTGATTCTCTCTGTCAGCTAAGTAAGCTATAAAGTCTCTGGTTGTATATGTTTTGGTTTGAATACTAAAAAGCTCTTGATCCATAAGCTCAGCTTTTTCTAAGCTTATGATTGCTTCTTTCATGTTTTTGTCTTTTGCGATAGCTTTTACTGTATCAGTAGCGCTTTCATTTTCGACAAATCCATAACGGGACTTTTGCATGGCTGCAACTTGGGATCCTATCAAACTTGATCGTGAATCTCTCAGGATTCTGGATTTGATCATAGGTTCCATTTCCTCATACGGGGCAATAGGTTTACGCTCTTCCAAACGGATAATGTGGTATCCATAGGGGGTTTTCACTGGAGGAGAAATTTCACCTTCTTCCTGTAAGGCAAAAGCTACTGCTTCAAATTCAGGGATAACTGAACCTAAACTAATCCAAGGCAATTTGCCTCCTGTGTTTTTGGTACCCATATCTTCTGAAAATTGCCTACAGACCTGTTCCCACTCACTTTCCGGTTTTTGGAGTTCATGATAAATTTCTCCTACTTTTCTCAACGCTCTTTCTTCCGACACAGGATCACCCATAGGAGATCGCACCAAAATATGAGATACTCTAACCTCTCCTGGATTTGGCTTTCGATCCTCCAATTTGATGATATGATAGCCGAAGTCGGTGAGAACCGGTTCAGATATTTCATTTATTTTCAAATTGTAGGCGGCGTCCTCAAACTGATAGACCATTTGCAGGGCTGTAAAATAACCAAGGCTCCCTGCATTAGTTTGAGCAGATGGGTCTTCTGAGTATTCTTTGGCTAAGGCACTGAAGTCTGCCCCATTGTCAGCATCTGATTTCAATTTTTGAGCCATTCTAAATACAGCAATAGAGTCTTCTTTGGAAGCTCCGCTGGGGAATTGCACAAGGATGTGGCTGGCTTTGACCACTTCTTGCATGCGGTTATATGCTTTTAATAATTCACCTTCCTGAAGAGAATTTTTGATAAGGTATGGCTTGATGAGGTCTTGTTTAAACATTTCAAACTCTCGTTCAAACTCCTCATTTTTGTCCAAGCCTTGTGCCTCAGCTTCTTTGACTTTTAACTTATAATTGAGAAATAACTCCAGATTTTGTTCAAACTCTTCTGGAGTCAGCATATTATCTTTATCCTCAAACTGCTTATTTTTTGAAAATAAGTACAAAAATTCATCTGAATCGATCTCTTCCCCTTCAATAACGAAGAGTGGGGTAGGTTTGTCAATAGATGTTTCTGGCTGGATCAAACCAGTTTTTGGGCTACACCCGAAAAATAGAATCAATATTCCGATTAATAAATTCCTTTTATTCATAATTGAATTCAATGCATAGAATAGAATGCAATGTTACGAATTTATATCAATACTTGTGGGAATGTAGCTTGAATTAGCGCCTGAATTAACAATTATTTGGAATTCAAAAGTTTAAAAAGTCTGCAGGTGTTTTTCCTACCATTGGTCTCAAACTCAATTTTATCCATGAATTTTTTGACGAGCATAATGCCTAGCCCGCCTTTTCTTTTGGTAGTAATCAGCTGATCGATTTCAGGCTCTTCGTAATCCAAAATATTGAATCCTGCTCCTTGATCGTGGATTTCAACTTTCAATAGTCCATTTTCAATAAGCGTATTCACCTGAATGTATTCCGTTGAATTACAGGCATGTGAATGAATAATTAGGTTTGCAGTCACTTCTTCTACAGCTAGTAAAACCTGATGTCTCTCAAGTTCATTCAAACTTGTGCTTATCAAGAAATCCTCTAAAAATTGTCTTAGAAGTGATAACTGACTTGTGTCGCAATATAATTTTAAACTCTGACTCATTCTACTAGTGCCAAGACATCTTCTTTAGTCGGACGAATTCTTATCAACTTATCTAGTCCCAATATTTCAAAGACTTGAAATACTTTGGGCGCAAGACCAAATATATAAATCTGTATTCCTTTTTCTTGAAATTCATCTAAATAGGACATAAATACTCCTAATCCTGCTGATGAAATATAATCCAACGCGCTACCATCTACCAATATAACGGAGCAATCTTGTAAAAGGATAGACTGGATTGCGCCATCTAGGTCCACCGAGTTACTGGCATCTATCTCCCCCCGTAATATGAGAAGATGAATTTGCTGCTCTAACTGAATATCAATTTTTAACATGCTCTATCTAACGAGATTATTTCCTTTAAGTTAAAGAAATTTTATGATCATTAATGAATAATCATCATCAAGGGTTTGATTTGTGCCAATAAAATCAAAAACACGCTGAATGATAAGCTTTTGTATCTCTTCTGGGGCCTTTTCGTGGTGGTCCTCGATGAGATCTCTGAGCCGTTCGTAACCGAATTCTTCCCGCTGATCATTACTTGCTTCTACCAGTCCATCCGTAAACAAAACAATCATATCTTTTGGGTTGAAATTGATGGTTTTTTCGTGTACATAGTCTTCATACACGTTTGTGCGGATGATCCCGAGGCCCATTCCATCGATGGTCAAATAATCACATCTTTTTAATTTGGCATCGTAGTAGAGGGTAGGACAATGACCTGCTCTGCTAAACTTAATGGTTTTTTTCAGGGTGTTGATAATCAAGTAGGTTGCTGTAATGAACAGCTGACGTTCCAAGCAAGAGCTGAGCGCTTTATTTGCTTTGATCATAAACTCCCTTGGGTTTGGGTCCATTTGGACCAAACTTTGGAAAACGCCTTTCATTTGGGACATATTAAAGGCAGCTGAAGTACCCTTGCCAGATACATCTCCAATGATTACGGCAAATTCATGTTCTTTCAATTGATGGGTTTCGTAGTAATCTCCCCCCACTTCATCTGCTGCCTCTGAAAATCCACAAATTTCAAAATATTCATCGTGATGTAGCGTATCTGGGAGTAGACTTCTTTGAACTCTTTGAGCGATTTTCAACTCTTCTTTGTAGCGTTCATTTTTGATTGCTTCGTTGAGAAGACGATGATTTTCTACTGAGATACAGGCCTGTCCTACAAAAGTGCTGATGATATTCAACATTTCTTTATTGAAGCCTTCTTTGACTTCTTTGAGCAGGAAGATTCTCCCAAAGGTTTGATGATTGGTCACCAATGGGAGCATGAGTGCCGAGGAAAAACCATTTTGACTTATCCTTCCTGAATAGACTTTGTATTCGTTTTTGGGATTATCCCATTTAAATTCTTCAAAGGGATGGGTGGTTTCAACGTATGTTTGGACTTTAGCCCGTTCTATTTCTTTGATACTTCTCCTATGTACGACTTGCAAACCTAGGTTACTATCAAGGATTT encodes:
- a CDS encoding peptidylprolyl isomerase, giving the protein MNKRNLLIGILILFFGCSPKTGLIQPETSIDKPTPLFVIEGEEIDSDEFLYLFSKNKQFEDKDNMLTPEEFEQNLELFLNYKLKVKEAEAQGLDKNEEFEREFEMFKQDLIKPYLIKNSLQEGELLKAYNRMQEVVKASHILVQFPSGASKEDSIAVFRMAQKLKSDADNGADFSALAKEYSEDPSAQTNAGSLGYFTALQMVYQFEDAAYNLKINEISEPVLTDFGYHIIKLEDRKPNPGEVRVSHILVRSPMGDPVSEERALRKVGEIYHELQKPESEWEQVCRQFSEDMGTKNTGGKLPWISLGSVIPEFEAVAFALQEEGEISPPVKTPYGYHIIRLEERKPIAPYEEMEPMIKSRILRDSRSSLIGSQVAAMQKSRYGFVENESATDTVKAIAKDKNMKEAIISLEKAELMDQELFSIQTKTYTTRDFIAYLADRENQVITGRPQSTFESQLNSFITYTLDKTEEEDLEQNNEEYRMLLREYRDGILLFSLMNDQVWQKALEDSVGLQNFFQENQQRYVWEERINAVIVTMAKKESTASVRRFLSDKVYKSDLSDRLENTFLLNDPLLFTMEEGVYEWRNHPLLKNLALEKAFHEITQNGQTQFVIVGSKIPASPKLLTETRGKVIQDYQEYLDNMLIANLKEKFNFSIDENEKNKIYEKIVQD
- a CDS encoding ATP-binding protein, translated to MSQSLKLYCDTSQLSLLRQFLEDFLISTSLNELERHQVLLAVEEVTANLIIHSHACNSTEYIQVNTLIENGLLKVEIHDQGAGFNILDYEEPEIDQLITTKRKGGLGIMLVKKFMDKIEFETNGRKNTCRLFKLLNSK
- a CDS encoding STAS domain-containing protein encodes the protein MLKIDIQLEQQIHLLILRGEIDASNSVDLDGAIQSILLQDCSVILVDGSALDYISSAGLGVFMSYLDEFQEKGIQIYIFGLAPKVFQVFEILGLDKLIRIRPTKEDVLALVE
- a CDS encoding SpoIIE family protein phosphatase, which produces MIKMPKIHTGKLSLISAVLIWLALLFVDITRIFGELNQLGTGISPAYSYALEILFFITVYIFYDYTINTNKNSEFLELIWRGASTGLLALTVSLIIRGLYFLLGDGRLAVDPLLRNFFYHVNFALITIFLISTMILWRKLILYQKTKRIVQQWQAFEIILLISMFFVFFNNNSLDYSFLFGMVFMFIFSISLSVNLKWIPYLTFKEKWKSILFLVIILICSIYLFFQLLAYSDSDLMFVNLTDNLFLIALFSFVFIYSLFSLLVTLFNLPTSSVFEQKLTEAINFQRLSQSIKPGQSENQVLDILIDSCMSASYADAGWIEILDSNLGLQVVHRRSIKEIERAKVQTYVETTHPFEEFKWDNPKNEYKVYSGRISQNGFSSALMLPLVTNHQTFGRIFLLKEVKEGFNKEMLNIISTFVGQACISVENHRLLNEAIKNERYKEELKIAQRVQRSLLPDTLHHDEYFEICGFSEAADEVGGDYYETHQLKEHEFAVIIGDVSGKGTSAAFNMSQMKGVFQSLVQMDPNPREFMIKANKALSSCLERQLFITATYLIINTLKKTIKFSRAGHCPTLYYDAKLKRCDYLTIDGMGLGIIRTNVYEDYVHEKTINFNPKDMIVLFTDGLVEASNDQREEFGYERLRDLIEDHHEKAPEEIQKLIIQRVFDFIGTNQTLDDDYSLMIIKFL